The proteins below come from a single Sphingomonas carotinifaciens genomic window:
- a CDS encoding HPr-rel-A system PqqD family peptide chaperone has product MAPPRYRAAAPDTLLTAPLDPFVAVFHRASGITHLLTEPAPEILAMLYPDPLTAAALFDRLAAAYDLADGDRDTLAERLDELVATGLVEAL; this is encoded by the coding sequence GTGGCGCCGCCGCGCTACCGTGCCGCTGCGCCCGATACGCTGCTGACGGCACCGCTCGATCCGTTCGTGGCGGTGTTTCACCGCGCATCGGGCATCACCCATCTGCTGACCGAGCCGGCGCCCGAGATCCTGGCGATGCTGTATCCCGACCCGCTGACCGCGGCGGCGTTGTTCGATCGGCTGGCCGCGGCCTATGACCTGGCCGATGGCGACCGCGACACCTTGGCCGAACGGCTGGACGAACTGGTCGCGACCGGGCTGGTCGAGGCGCTGTGA
- the pstB gene encoding phosphate ABC transporter ATP-binding protein PstB — translation MAARNVNVFYGDKQAIDDVSIDIEMDRVVAFIGPSGCGKSTFLRTLNRMNDTVASARVSGDIRLDGEDIYAPAMDVVQLRARVGMVFQKPNPFPKSIYENVAYGPRIHGLARSRSDMDAVVEQSLTRAGLWNEVKDRLSDSGTALSGGQQQRLCIARAIAVDPEVILMDEPCSALDPIATAKIEELIHALRGRYAIAIVTHNMQQAARVSQRTAFFHLGTLVEYGKTSDIFTNPREERTKDYITGRYG, via the coding sequence ATGGCCGCCCGCAACGTCAACGTCTTCTATGGGGACAAGCAGGCGATCGACGACGTCTCGATCGATATCGAGATGGACCGGGTCGTCGCCTTCATCGGCCCGTCGGGCTGCGGCAAGTCCACCTTTCTGCGCACGCTCAACCGGATGAACGATACCGTCGCCTCCGCGCGCGTGTCCGGCGACATCCGGCTGGACGGCGAGGATATCTATGCACCCGCCATGGACGTGGTGCAGCTCCGCGCCCGCGTCGGCATGGTCTTCCAGAAGCCGAACCCTTTTCCCAAGTCGATCTACGAGAATGTCGCCTATGGCCCGCGCATCCACGGGCTCGCCCGTTCGCGCAGCGACATGGACGCGGTGGTTGAACAGTCGCTGACCCGGGCCGGCCTGTGGAACGAGGTGAAGGACCGCCTGTCGGACAGCGGCACCGCCCTGTCGGGCGGGCAGCAGCAGCGTCTGTGCATCGCGCGCGCCATCGCGGTCGACCCCGAGGTGATCCTGATGGACGAGCCCTGCTCCGCACTCGACCCGATCGCCACCGCCAAGATCGAGGAACTGATCCACGCGCTCCGTGGCCGCTACGCGATCGCGATCGTCACCCACAACATGCAACAGGCAGCGCGCGTGTCCCAGCGCACCGCCTTCTTCCATCTCGGCACGCTGGTCGAATATGGCAAAACGTCCGACATCTTCACCAACCCAAGGGAAGAGCGGACAAAAGACTATATCACCGGCCGATACGGTTGA
- a CDS encoding ATP-binding protein, producing the protein MRTVWGVVVALVTAGTVFVLAGLTAAVIAAVGGLAATLLAGSGEAEERPRVQAPVATDPHLGEVLDAIVEPVLLVDGGRVTMANAAARDLLGDHIVDEDARVAIRHPAAAERLVADTPVSDEPVMLVGLGAPDQRWEMRVGQASDGQRIVHLIDQTDQDAAERMRVDFVANASHELRTPLASILGFIETLGDEAGEEPALRARFLKVMFDEARRMQRLVEDLISLSRIEADKYRLPAQPVDLGLLIADVCEELRDSGAPRAQDINCIVAEQVPVAGDRAQLSQMLHNLLGNAMKYGRPDTPIALSLETDAAAVRLIVADQGEGVPTVHLPRLTERFYRVDAGRSRTLGGTGLGLAIVKHIVERHRGRLEIASTVGVGTTVTVRLPLLTARGA; encoded by the coding sequence ATGCGCACCGTCTGGGGGGTCGTGGTGGCGTTGGTCACGGCCGGCACCGTTTTCGTCCTGGCCGGCCTGACCGCCGCGGTGATCGCGGCGGTGGGCGGGCTGGCGGCCACGCTGCTGGCGGGCAGCGGCGAGGCGGAGGAGCGCCCGCGCGTGCAGGCGCCCGTCGCCACCGATCCGCATCTGGGCGAGGTGCTGGACGCGATCGTCGAACCCGTGCTGCTGGTCGATGGCGGGCGCGTCACCATGGCCAACGCCGCGGCCCGCGACCTGCTCGGCGACCATATCGTGGACGAGGATGCGCGCGTCGCGATCCGCCACCCGGCCGCCGCCGAACGCCTCGTCGCCGACACGCCGGTGTCCGACGAGCCGGTCATGCTCGTAGGGCTCGGCGCGCCGGACCAGCGTTGGGAGATGCGCGTCGGCCAGGCCTCCGACGGACAGCGTATCGTCCACCTGATCGACCAGACCGACCAGGATGCGGCCGAGCGGATGCGGGTCGATTTCGTCGCCAATGCCAGTCACGAACTGCGCACCCCGCTCGCCTCCATCCTCGGCTTCATCGAAACGCTGGGCGACGAGGCGGGCGAGGAACCCGCCCTGCGCGCCCGCTTCCTGAAGGTGATGTTCGACGAGGCGCGGCGCATGCAGCGGCTGGTCGAGGATCTGATCTCGCTCAGCCGGATCGAGGCGGACAAATACCGCCTGCCCGCCCAGCCGGTCGATCTCGGCCTGCTGATCGCCGATGTGTGCGAGGAACTGCGCGACTCCGGCGCGCCCCGCGCACAGGACATCAACTGCATCGTCGCGGAACAGGTGCCCGTTGCCGGCGACCGTGCGCAATTGTCGCAGATGCTGCACAATTTGCTCGGCAATGCGATGAAATATGGTCGGCCCGACACGCCGATCGCCTTGTCGCTGGAAACCGATGCCGCCGCCGTCCGGCTGATCGTCGCCGATCAGGGAGAGGGCGTCCCCACCGTCCACTTGCCGCGCCTTACCGAGCGTTTCTACCGCGTCGATGCCGGGCGCAGCCGCACGCTGGGCGGCACCGGGCTGGGCCTCGCCATCGTCAAGCATATCGTGGAGCGGCATCGCGGCCGGCTGGAGATCGCCAGCACCGTGGGCGTCGGCACCACCGTGACCGTGCGCCTGCCCCTGCTGACGGCACGAGGCGCGTAG
- a CDS encoding hydrogen peroxide-inducible genes activator has protein sequence MAATYLPTLKQLQYLVALKDHGHFGRAAEACYVTQSTLSAGLRELETLIGVTLVERTRRVVRFTSLGERITEKARRVLREAEELGDMARAAGRPLSGEMRMSVIPTIAPFMLPRILPQLREQYPDLKLFLREEPSGPACEGLHNGRTDCVLLALPYSCGEVTSQILFEDPLFVAFQAIDIDRPTPRIPVSAIDETRLLLLEDGHCLKDHALAACNRPEIRAEATMLGTSLHTIVQMVDNGLGMTMLPEMAVRAGILNNTSISARPLDAANAVRSIALVWRRASPREKDFRLLAQVLADAY, from the coding sequence ATGGCCGCCACCTACCTCCCCACGCTCAAACAGTTGCAATATCTGGTCGCGCTGAAGGACCATGGTCATTTCGGCCGTGCGGCGGAGGCGTGCTACGTTACCCAGTCCACCCTGTCGGCGGGCCTGCGCGAGCTGGAAACGCTGATCGGCGTCACCCTGGTGGAGCGCACCCGCCGCGTCGTCCGCTTCACCTCGCTGGGCGAGCGGATCACGGAAAAGGCCCGCCGCGTCCTGCGCGAGGCCGAGGAGCTTGGCGACATGGCCCGCGCCGCCGGTCGACCGCTGTCGGGCGAGATGCGCATGTCGGTGATCCCGACCATCGCGCCCTTTATGCTGCCCCGCATCCTGCCCCAGCTGCGCGAGCAATATCCCGACCTGAAGCTGTTCCTGCGGGAGGAACCCAGCGGCCCCGCCTGCGAAGGGCTGCATAACGGCCGCACCGATTGCGTCCTGCTCGCCCTCCCCTATTCGTGTGGCGAAGTGACCAGCCAGATCCTGTTCGAGGACCCGTTGTTTGTCGCATTCCAGGCGATCGACATCGACCGGCCCACGCCGCGCATCCCCGTGTCCGCGATCGACGAGACGCGCCTCCTGCTGCTGGAGGATGGTCATTGTCTCAAGGACCATGCCCTTGCCGCCTGCAACCGGCCGGAAATCCGCGCGGAGGCGACGATGCTCGGCACCTCGCTCCACACCATCGTCCAGATGGTCGACAACGGCCTTGGCATGACGATGCTGCCCGAAATGGCGGTGCGCGCCGGCATCCTGAACAACACCAGCATCTCGGCCCGCCCGCTCGATGCCGCCAATGCGGTGCGCAGCATCGCGCTGGTCTGGCGCCGCGCGTCTCCGCGCGAAAAGGACTTCCGCCTGCTCGCACAGGTGCTTGCCGACGCCTATTGA
- the pstA gene encoding phosphate ABC transporter permease PstA, which translates to MRRRIRRRYAAERRFRWLGLGAVALSAMFLAFLLFTMVAQGARGFTETRVTVPINLAAARLPVMPAQLRGRGADLALAGAGLQDVVERSPTRVFGRDGEGLLSPGAWMVVRDAIKADPALLHGRRRFDLPLASPYDVAAKGEGTPQAEAVVARLRARGAISTGFNLGFLRDADATDPTRIGIWGALKGSLLTMLVTLALAFPIGVLSALYLEEYAPKNRWTDLIEVSINNLAAVPSIIFGLLGLAVFLGTFGLPRSAPLVGGLTLALMTMPVIVIAGRNAIKAVPPSIRDAALGIGASPVQVVFHHVLPLALPGILTGTIIGMARALGETAPLLMIGMRAFIAAPPAGLAAPATVLPVQIFLWSDQVDRGFVEKTSAAIIVLLVVLLAMNGLAIYLRNRFETRW; encoded by the coding sequence ATGCGGCGTCGCATCCGCCGCCGCTATGCCGCGGAACGCCGCTTCCGCTGGCTGGGGCTGGGCGCCGTCGCCCTGTCGGCGATGTTCCTCGCCTTCCTCCTCTTCACCATGGTGGCGCAAGGCGCGCGCGGCTTTACCGAGACGCGGGTAACGGTGCCGATCAACCTCGCCGCCGCGCGCCTCCCCGTCATGCCCGCCCAGTTGCGCGGCCGCGGGGCCGATCTCGCGCTCGCGGGCGCAGGGCTTCAGGATGTGGTGGAACGCAGCCCGACGCGCGTGTTCGGCCGCGATGGCGAGGGGCTGCTGTCGCCCGGCGCCTGGATGGTGGTGCGCGATGCGATCAAGGCCGATCCCGCCCTGCTGCATGGACGGCGCCGCTTCGACCTGCCGCTCGCCAGCCCCTATGACGTCGCGGCCAAGGGCGAGGGCACGCCCCAGGCAGAGGCGGTCGTCGCTCGCCTGCGCGCGCGCGGCGCGATCTCGACGGGCTTCAATCTCGGCTTCCTGCGCGATGCCGACGCCACCGATCCCACCCGCATCGGCATATGGGGCGCGCTCAAGGGCTCGTTGCTCACCATGCTCGTCACGCTGGCGCTCGCCTTTCCGATCGGCGTGCTGTCCGCGCTCTATCTGGAGGAATATGCGCCAAAAAATCGCTGGACCGATCTGATCGAGGTGTCGATCAACAACCTCGCCGCGGTGCCCTCGATCATCTTCGGCCTGCTCGGCCTCGCCGTCTTCCTCGGCACCTTCGGCCTCCCCCGCTCCGCGCCCCTGGTCGGCGGCCTGACGCTCGCGCTCATGACCATGCCGGTCATCGTCATCGCCGGCCGCAACGCGATCAAGGCCGTCCCCCCCTCGATCCGCGACGCCGCCCTCGGCATCGGCGCCTCCCCCGTCCAGGTCGTCTTCCACCACGTCCTCCCCCTGGCGCTCCCCGGCATCCTCACCGGCACCATCATCGGCATGGCCCGCGCCCTGGGTGAAACCGCGCCCCTCCTCATGATCGGCATGCGCGCCTTTATCGCGGCCCCCCCCGCCGGCCTCGCCGCCCCCGCCACCGTCCTCCCCGTTCAGATCTTCCTCTGGTCCGACCAGGTCGATCGCGGCTTCGTCGAGAAGACCTCGGCGGCGATCATCGTGCTGCTCGTCGTGCTGCTCGCGATGAACGGGCTCGCCATCTACCTCCGCAACCGATTCGAGACCCGCTGGTGA
- the phoU gene encoding phosphate signaling complex protein PhoU: protein MVEHTVKAFDTDIGRLRGLISQMGGMAEAAIANAILALQRSDLVLAEEVRAGDKAVDALEAEVERLSVRIIALRAPMANDLREVVAALKIANVVERIADYAKNIAKRVPLIESEDRIEPISVLPAMAKMASAMVREALDAFAARDPAKALEVCASDSALDDFYDSIFRTLVTYMVENPKTIGQVAHLLFVAKNLERIGDHATNVAEMVYFAATGTRMGERDRGRTQD from the coding sequence ATGGTAGAACACACGGTCAAGGCATTCGACACCGATATCGGGCGGCTGCGCGGTCTGATTTCCCAGATGGGCGGCATGGCGGAGGCGGCGATCGCCAACGCGATCCTGGCGCTTCAACGCAGCGACCTGGTACTGGCCGAGGAGGTGCGCGCCGGCGACAAGGCGGTGGATGCGCTGGAGGCCGAGGTGGAGCGCCTGTCGGTCCGCATCATCGCGCTGCGGGCACCGATGGCGAACGACCTGCGCGAGGTCGTCGCCGCGCTCAAGATCGCGAACGTGGTCGAGCGCATCGCCGACTATGCCAAGAACATCGCCAAGCGCGTGCCGCTCATCGAAAGCGAGGACCGGATCGAGCCGATCTCGGTCCTGCCCGCGATGGCGAAAATGGCCTCGGCCATGGTGCGCGAGGCGCTGGACGCCTTTGCCGCGCGCGATCCCGCCAAGGCGCTGGAGGTCTGCGCCAGCGACTCCGCGCTCGACGATTTCTACGATTCCATCTTCCGCACGCTTGTCACCTACATGGTCGAAAATCCCAAGACGATCGGCCAGGTCGCGCATCTGCTGTTCGTCGCCAAGAACCTCGAACGCATCGGCGACCATGCGACCAACGTGGCGGAAATGGTCTATTTCGCGGCAACCGGCACCCGCATGGGTGAGCGCGACCGCGGCCGAACTCAGGACTGA
- the phoB gene encoding phosphate regulon transcriptional regulator PhoB produces the protein MARVKMLLVEDDAALAELLVFHFKREDFEVTHTPDGEEALLLARETAPDIVLLDWMVEGISGIEVCRRLRRAAETANVPIIMLTARGEEEDRVRGLETGADDYVTKPFSPRELVARVGAVLRRVRPALAGEALVYADIEMDTVGHKVRRAGEVVALGPTEFRLLKHFLEHPGWVFSRERLLDAVWGHDSDIESRTVDVHIRRLRKAINVGDRPDIIRTVRSAGYSLDTGI, from the coding sequence ATGGCACGCGTCAAGATGTTGCTGGTGGAGGACGATGCGGCACTCGCCGAGTTGCTCGTCTTCCACTTCAAGCGCGAGGATTTCGAGGTCACGCACACCCCGGACGGGGAGGAGGCGCTGCTGCTCGCGCGGGAAACCGCACCCGACATCGTCCTGCTCGACTGGATGGTGGAGGGGATCAGCGGGATCGAGGTCTGCCGTCGCCTGCGGCGTGCCGCCGAAACCGCCAATGTGCCCATCATCATGCTCACCGCACGCGGCGAGGAAGAGGACCGGGTGCGCGGGCTGGAGACGGGCGCGGACGATTATGTCACCAAGCCCTTCTCGCCGCGCGAACTGGTCGCCCGCGTCGGGGCGGTTCTGCGCCGTGTGCGCCCGGCGCTCGCTGGCGAGGCACTGGTCTATGCCGATATCGAGATGGATACGGTTGGCCACAAGGTCCGCCGCGCCGGCGAGGTCGTGGCGCTGGGCCCGACGGAGTTCCGCTTGCTCAAGCACTTCCTGGAACATCCCGGCTGGGTCTTTTCGCGTGAGCGGCTGCTCGATGCGGTCTGGGGGCATGATTCGGACATCGAGAGCCGCACCGTCGACGTGCATATCCGCCGCCTGCGCAAGGCGATCAACGTCGGCGACCGGCCCGATATCATCCGCACCGTGCGGTCGGCGGGCTATTCGCTGGACACCGGCATCTGA
- the pstC gene encoding phosphate ABC transporter permease subunit PstC produces MSLPLILLLVIGFGLIGWACARVRAARFRRGTTQRFSALPGHHGWYVALWTMIPPLLFLGLWALNAPALVTDAVLATPPATQLPPPGFERAAILSEARALAAGRAHGAFHELSTALAPAYAAAQTRYDWIATAIALLLGFAGGTFAYLRVKPAFAARTRVERIVMGLLLGASLVAILTTAGIVLSLLYEAARFFSVVPITDFLFGTHWSPQVIDPADPGANLGAVPLFWGTFFIGAVIAMAVAIPFGLMSAIYLTQYAAPATRRWMKPLLEMLAGVPTVVYGYFAALTVAPAVRDLAVAMGVRWASSESALAAGLVMGVMIIPFVSSMADDSLAAVPASMRDGSLAMGATSSETIGRVLLPAALPGVVGGVLLAVSRAIGETMIVVMAASGVATLTANPFASATTVTRQIVDLLTGEAEFDSPKTLAAFALGLTLFVVTLLLNIVALAVVKKYREAYE; encoded by the coding sequence ATGAGCCTGCCGCTGATCCTGCTGCTCGTCATCGGTTTCGGCCTGATCGGCTGGGCCTGTGCCCGCGTCCGCGCCGCGCGTTTCCGTCGCGGTACAACGCAGCGCTTCAGTGCGCTGCCCGGCCATCACGGCTGGTACGTCGCCTTGTGGACGATGATCCCGCCGCTGCTGTTCCTGGGGCTCTGGGCGCTCAACGCGCCGGCACTCGTCACCGATGCGGTACTCGCCACCCCGCCCGCCACGCAGTTGCCACCCCCCGGTTTCGAGCGGGCCGCGATCCTGTCGGAGGCGCGCGCGCTTGCCGCCGGCCGTGCCCACGGCGCCTTTCACGAACTGTCCACCGCGCTCGCCCCCGCCTATGCCGCGGCGCAGACCCGCTACGACTGGATCGCGACCGCCATCGCGCTGCTGCTCGGCTTTGCCGGCGGCACCTTCGCCTATCTGCGCGTCAAGCCCGCCTTTGCCGCGCGCACACGGGTGGAACGCATCGTCATGGGCCTGCTGCTCGGCGCCTCGCTGGTCGCGATCCTGACCACCGCCGGCATCGTGCTGTCGCTGCTGTACGAGGCGGCCCGCTTCTTCTCGGTGGTGCCGATCACCGATTTCCTGTTCGGCACGCATTGGAGCCCACAGGTCATCGACCCCGCCGATCCCGGCGCCAATCTGGGCGCGGTGCCGCTCTTCTGGGGCACCTTCTTCATCGGCGCGGTCATCGCCATGGCGGTGGCGATCCCGTTCGGGCTGATGAGCGCGATCTATCTGACGCAATATGCCGCCCCAGCCACGCGCCGCTGGATGAAGCCGCTGCTCGAGATGCTCGCCGGCGTGCCCACCGTCGTCTATGGCTATTTCGCCGCGCTCACCGTGGCGCCTGCCGTGCGCGATCTCGCGGTCGCGATGGGCGTGCGCTGGGCCTCGTCGGAAAGCGCGCTGGCCGCCGGGCTGGTCATGGGCGTGATGATCATCCCCTTCGTGTCCTCGATGGCGGACGACAGCCTTGCCGCCGTTCCCGCCAGCATGCGCGACGGCAGCCTGGCGATGGGCGCCACCTCGTCGGAGACGATCGGCCGCGTGCTCCTGCCCGCCGCCCTTCCCGGTGTCGTCGGCGGCGTCCTCCTGGCGGTCAGCCGCGCGATCGGCGAGACGATGATCGTCGTCATGGCGGCCAGCGGCGTCGCCACCCTCACCGCCAATCCCTTTGCCAGCGCGACCACCGTCACCCGCCAGATCGTCGACCTGCTGACCGGCGAAGCCGAGTTCGACAGCCCCAAGACGCTTGCCGCCTTTGCACTCGGCCTGACGCTGTTCGTCGTCACCCTCCTTCTCAACATCGTCGCGCTCGCCGTCGTGAAGAAATACCGGGAAGCGTATGAATAG
- a CDS encoding substrate-binding domain-containing protein, with the protein MRIPCLIAAALALAACQDQANGGGAGTRDQIAAVGSSTVYPFTTIVAERFVANNPDARAPVIESTGTGAGMKLFCAGIGAGHPDLVDASRRMKASEYAACARHGARELLEIQIGIDGIAFAQAHGGQRLQLGAADIYKALAARPGGRPNRTRTWTDVDPRLPAIPIQVYGPPATSGTRDALADLIMVKGCEATNPRAATLAHSDPAAHLTLCTAVREDGAYIDAGENDNLIVQKLQSNPDAIGVFGYSYLEENAGTVDGVAIDGVAPSYDTIADGRYPGSRPLYLYVKKAHLSAIPGLRDFLKLYAANWGRGGPLVRRGLIASPPAVQARAAAVIADEIPLDPGALHG; encoded by the coding sequence ATGCGCATCCCCTGCCTCATCGCCGCGGCGCTCGCGCTGGCGGCTTGCCAAGATCAGGCCAATGGCGGTGGTGCGGGCACGCGTGACCAGATCGCGGCGGTCGGGTCGTCCACCGTCTATCCCTTTACCACCATCGTCGCCGAACGCTTCGTCGCCAACAATCCGGATGCCCGGGCCCCGGTGATCGAATCGACCGGCACCGGTGCCGGCATGAAGCTGTTCTGTGCCGGGATCGGCGCCGGGCACCCCGACCTCGTCGATGCCTCGCGCCGGATGAAGGCCAGCGAATATGCCGCCTGCGCCCGCCACGGCGCGCGCGAACTGCTCGAAATCCAGATCGGCATCGACGGCATCGCCTTTGCGCAGGCGCATGGCGGACAGCGGCTGCAACTGGGCGCCGCCGACATCTACAAAGCGCTGGCCGCGCGTCCCGGCGGCCGGCCGAACCGCACGCGCACCTGGACCGATGTCGACCCCCGCCTGCCCGCCATCCCGATCCAGGTCTATGGCCCGCCCGCGACCAGCGGCACCCGCGACGCGCTCGCCGACCTCATCATGGTCAAGGGGTGCGAGGCGACGAACCCGCGTGCCGCCACGCTCGCCCATAGCGATCCCGCCGCGCATCTCACGCTGTGCACCGCGGTGCGCGAGGACGGCGCCTATATCGACGCCGGCGAGAACGACAATCTGATCGTGCAGAAGCTGCAGTCGAACCCCGATGCGATCGGCGTCTTCGGCTACAGCTATCTGGAGGAGAATGCCGGCACCGTCGACGGTGTGGCCATAGATGGCGTCGCCCCCAGCTACGACACGATCGCCGATGGCCGCTATCCGGGCTCGCGGCCGCTCTACCTTTATGTGAAGAAGGCGCATCTCAGCGCCATTCCGGGCCTGCGCGATTTCCTGAAGCTGTATGCCGCGAACTGGGGCCGGGGCGGCCCGCTCGTCCGGCGCGGCCTGATCGCCTCGCCGCCCGCGGTGCAGGCGCGCGCCGCCGCGGTGATCGCCGATGAAATCCCGCTCGATCCCGGCGCGCTGCACGGATGA
- the epsC gene encoding serine O-acetyltransferase EpsC, producing MPSRLVAYLDSIRSRDPAPHSRAEVLTYPGVWALAGHKVAHRLYKSRLFFLARCVNHMTRFLTAIDIHPGATIGRNFFIDHGFVVIGETAQIGDDVTIYQCVTLGGTSPDNGVAGKRHPTLLDGAIIGSGAQVLGPITVGRRARVGANAVVTRDVPEGAVMVGIPARATMVEGGAAPEPRFVPYGTPCSDMFDPQTQKVEMLRCELETMRRRLDTLLAEQDERRDRA from the coding sequence ATGCCGAGCCGTTTGGTGGCTTATCTCGATTCGATCCGGTCGCGCGATCCGGCCCCGCATTCGCGCGCAGAAGTGCTGACCTATCCCGGCGTCTGGGCGCTGGCGGGACACAAGGTCGCGCACCGGCTGTACAAGTCGCGGCTGTTCTTCCTGGCGCGGTGCGTGAACCACATGACCCGGTTCCTGACCGCGATCGACATCCATCCCGGAGCGACGATCGGTCGCAACTTCTTTATCGATCACGGCTTCGTGGTGATCGGCGAGACGGCACAGATCGGCGACGACGTCACCATCTACCAGTGTGTCACGCTGGGCGGCACCAGCCCGGACAATGGCGTGGCGGGCAAACGGCATCCGACGCTGCTCGACGGGGCGATCATCGGGTCGGGCGCGCAGGTGCTGGGGCCGATCACGGTCGGGCGGCGGGCGCGGGTGGGCGCCAATGCGGTCGTCACCAGGGATGTGCCCGAGGGGGCGGTAATGGTCGGCATCCCGGCGCGCGCGACGATGGTGGAGGGTGGCGCCGCGCCCGAGCCGCGCTTCGTGCCCTATGGCACGCCCTGTTCGGACATGTTCGACCCGCAGACGCAGAAGGTCGAGATGCTGCGCTGCGAACTGGAGACGATGCGTCGGCGGCTGGATACGCTGCTTGCCGAGCAGGATGAACGGCGCGACCGGGCCTGA
- a CDS encoding sulfite exporter TauE/SafE family protein yields MDPTSVNLIDILPFIAVGFAAQVVDGALGMAFGVISNTLLLSLGVPPAAASAGVHTVETFTTAVSGISHALHRNVNWKLFLRLMIPGVIGGALGAYVLSNIDAGTVKPFILGYLTLIGVYLLVRAFHYPPHNKEPKVVEPLGLVGGFLDAAGGGGWGPVVTSNLLVQGATPRTTIGTVNTAEFFLTLTISITFITQLGFAAFTLATIGLLIGGVVAAPFGALLAKRVPAKTLLALVGTILTLTSIYGLYRALA; encoded by the coding sequence ATGGACCCGACGAGCGTGAACCTGATCGACATCCTGCCCTTCATCGCCGTCGGTTTTGCCGCGCAAGTCGTTGATGGAGCCTTGGGCATGGCGTTCGGCGTCATCTCGAACACGCTGCTTCTCAGCCTTGGCGTGCCACCCGCCGCCGCCTCGGCCGGGGTCCATACAGTCGAAACCTTCACCACCGCCGTTTCCGGGATCAGCCATGCGCTTCACCGCAACGTGAACTGGAAGCTGTTCCTGCGCCTGATGATTCCGGGCGTCATCGGCGGCGCGCTGGGCGCCTATGTCCTGTCCAACATCGATGCCGGCACGGTGAAGCCGTTCATCCTGGGCTATCTGACGCTGATCGGCGTCTATCTCCTCGTCCGCGCCTTCCACTATCCGCCGCACAACAAGGAGCCCAAGGTGGTCGAGCCGCTGGGTCTGGTCGGCGGCTTCCTGGATGCGGCGGGCGGCGGCGGCTGGGGGCCGGTCGTCACCTCGAACCTGCTGGTGCAGGGCGCGACGCCGCGCACCACCATCGGCACGGTCAACACCGCCGAGTTCTTCCTGACGCTCACCATCTCGATCACCTTCATCACCCAACTGGGCTTCGCCGCCTTCACCCTCGCCACGATCGGCCTGCTGATCGGCGGTGTCGTCGCCGCCCCCTTCGGCGCGCTCCTCGCCAAGCGCGTACCCGCCAAGACGCTGCTCGCCCTTGTCGGCACGATCCTCACCCTTACCAGCATCTACGGCCTCTACCGCGCCCTCGCCTGA
- a CDS encoding DUF2794 domain-containing protein has translation MGVVPFPRAPLQVGFDRLELTRILDLYGRMVAAGHWRDYAMDFHRDVATFSAFRRAAERPEFRIEKRPALRQRQGMWALIGEGGAVLKRGHELGPVLAPVERRLMKLVEE, from the coding sequence ATGGGGGTCGTACCCTTTCCCCGCGCACCGTTGCAGGTCGGGTTCGACCGCCTGGAGCTGACGCGCATCCTGGACCTGTATGGCCGCATGGTCGCGGCGGGGCATTGGCGTGACTATGCGATGGATTTCCACCGCGACGTGGCGACCTTTTCCGCCTTTCGCCGCGCGGCCGAGCGGCCGGAGTTCCGGATCGAGAAGCGCCCCGCCCTGCGCCAGCGCCAGGGCATGTGGGCGCTGATCGGCGAGGGCGGGGCGGTGCTGAAGCGCGGGCATGAACTGGGCCCGGTACTGGCGCCGGTCGAGCGCCGGCTGATGAAGCTGGTGGAGGAATAG